The Candidatus Caccoplasma merdavium region AGGGCGTCGGTGCGATAATAGATGGCATTGGCAATATCGGTCACCTCGGCGCGGGTGGGACGCGGATTTTTTATCATCGAATGCAACATCTGCGTGGCCACGATAACAGGCTTCTTGGCCTGCACGCATTTCTTGATGAGACGGCGCTGTATGCCGGGGATCTTCTCCTGCGGCACCTCGATGCCCAGGTCGCCGCGGGCGACCATGACGCCGTAGGCCACTTCGAGTATCTCGTCGATATTGTCGACACCTTCCTGGTTCTCGATTTTGGCAATGATTTTTATCTTGCTGTTGTGGGCATCGAGAATCTCCTGTATGGCCAAGACATCTTGCCGGTTGCGCACAAACGAGTGGGCGATAAAATCGATGTCCTTGTCGATGGCATAGAGAATGTTGCGACGGTCCTTCTCGGTGAGGGCGGGCAGGTTGATGCGCACACCGGGCACGTTCACACTCTTACGCGAGCCCAGTTCTCCGGCATTCTGCGCCACGCACAAGAGGTAGTCTTCGTGCTTTTCGAGTACGCGGAATTCGAGTTCGCCGTCGTCGATGAGCACGACACTGTCGACCGAAAGGTCTTTGGTGAAGTCGACATACGATACGTTGATTTGGTCATGTGTCGTAAAAGCATCGGGCTTGCCCGACATGCGCACAATATCGCCGGCGGTAAAGGAAATGCTCCCGTCATTCTCTATAAAAGTCGTTCTCACTTCGGGGCCTTTCGTGTCCATGAGAATGGCTATCGTATTGGAAACAGCTCTTACATTATTAATAATACGGTCGAAGCCTTCGGCGGTGAGGTGGGCCGAATTCATTCGCACTACGTTCATTCCGTTTTCGAAAAGTGCACGCACGAAATCGACGTCGCAACGCTTGTCCGAAACCGTAGCAACAATCTTTGTCTGTTTTGATGTCATATTATATAGGATAGGTTTACTTGTTTTTTTCTGTTTCGAGAAGCGCCTCGACGGCGAGGCGGTAAGAGTCGAGCCCGAAACCGGCTATCGAACCCCGACAGGCGGCGGCAATCATCGACACATGGCGATAAGGCTCACGGGCATGGATATTGGAAATGTGCACTTCGACCACAGGTGCCGGCACGGCCCTGATGGCATCGGAAAGAGCAATGGAGGTGTGGGTGTAGGCTCCGGCATTGAGCACAATGCCCACGGGCGAGAAACCGCACGCGTGGATTTGGTTTATCAACTCGCCTTCGACGTTCGACTGGTAATAGTGAATGGTGTGGTGGGGATAGCGGGCCCGCAACGTTTCGAGATAACTTTCAAACGAAGCGTCGCCATAAACGCTCTTCTCGCGTTTCCCCAACAAATTCAAGTTCGGTCCGTTAATAATCCATATATCCATAAGTCAAAAGATTTCGTATCTTTGCC contains the following coding sequences:
- the pyk gene encoding pyruvate kinase produces the protein MTSKQTKIVATVSDKRCDVDFVRALFENGMNVVRMNSAHLTAEGFDRIINNVRAVSNTIAILMDTKGPEVRTTFIENDGSISFTAGDIVRMSGKPDAFTTHDQINVSYVDFTKDLSVDSVVLIDDGELEFRVLEKHEDYLLCVAQNAGELGSRKSVNVPGVRINLPALTEKDRRNILYAIDKDIDFIAHSFVRNRQDVLAIQEILDAHNSKIKIIAKIENQEGVDNIDEILEVAYGVMVARGDLGIEVPQEKIPGIQRRLIKKCVQAKKPVIVATQMLHSMIKNPRPTRAEVTDIANAIYYRTDALMLSGETAYGKYPVEAIATMSRIAKEAELSKLSDNDIQVNVEGEVIDTTSFLAKHAVESAKVLGVKAIVTDSYTGRTARNLAAYRGQDPVLAVCYSERTMRQLALSYGVIAFYQHEMSTSREYLFKGLSSLIENGMITSDDLIAYIGGAFGEGSGSSFLEINKAGLVLKGYDRYILPNLEDVC
- a CDS encoding 3-dehydroquinate dehydratase, giving the protein MDIWIINGPNLNLLGKREKSVYGDASFESYLETLRARYPHHTIHYYQSNVEGELINQIHACGFSPVGIVLNAGAYTHTSIALSDAIRAVPAPVVEVHISNIHAREPYRHVSMIAAACRGSIAGFGLDSYRLAVEALLETEKNK